A single Syngnathus acus chromosome 8, fSynAcu1.2, whole genome shotgun sequence DNA region contains:
- the LOC119126046 gene encoding SEC14-like protein 1: MVREYQSPVRVYKHPFELIIAAYNKRFPKCTLIPVFVDSEIINESQSQDGSILVIERRCTIDIDAPRLLKRIAGIDYLYFIQKNTLNRRERTLVIEVLNETFSNRVISSECCKYTVHPENEEWTCFEQTASLDVKSFFGFESMAEKIAMKQYASSIEKGKEIIQYHLTELEEEGIMFIPRWTPSSPSGVVPGNCVKDDKDHHTEIATTSADDKLDADYIRRYLGDLTPLQESCLIRLRQWLQETNKGKSPKDQHVLRFLIATDFNFDKSRELLCQSLTWRKQHQVDFLLDSWQRPQLLQDYYSGGWHHNDRDGRPLYILRLGHMDTKGLMRALTEEVLVQQAVAINEEGLRRCEENTALFGRPIWCWTCLVDLEGLNMRHLWRPGLKALLRIIEVVEANYPETLGRLLMLKAPRIFPVIWTLVSPLINENTRKKFLVYAASDYQGPGGLVDYIDQAFIPDFLGGECMCDIPDGGLVPKSLYRTAEELEMEDNRLLTDSIYKSASIFKGAPYEILIEIVEASSVITWDLDVSKGDVLFNIYHSKRAPQTPKKDTIGTHAFTSLGSVNPQLLDKNWVLGRDYSLVEKTLTCREGESAQGSHITRWPGYYILQWCFHSAPAASASSLSYVDDVLASLQVCTHKCKIMYYTEVLASQDIRGSMTSLESSHSGFSQLSVSTTLSSQSHASSTVSR; encoded by the exons ATGGTGCGAGAATACCAGTCGCCTGTTCGGGTCTACAAACATCCATTTGAGTTGATAATAGCt GCTTACAACAAGAGATTCCCTAAATGTACATTGATCCCAGTGTTTGTAGACAGTGAGATAATCAACGAGAGCCAAAGCCAGGATGGCTCCATACTGGTGATCGAGAGGCGCTGCACTattgacattgatgcaccTCGACTCCTCAAACGG ATTGCTGGCATAGACTACCTATATTTCATCCAAAAGAACACCCTGAACCGCCGAGAGCGGACTCTCGTCATTGAGGTCCTGAACGAAACGTTTTCCAACAGGGTCATTTCGTCTGAGTGCTGCAAATACACG GTTCATCCCGAGAATGAGGAATGGACATGTTTTGAGCAGACAGCTAGTCTTGatgttaaatctttttttggctTTGAAAGCATGGCAGAGAAGATAGCAATGAAACAATATGCTAGTAGCATTGAAAAG GGTAAAGAAATTATCCAGTATCACCTGACAGAGCTGGAAGAAGAGGGAATAATGTTTATACCTCGTTGGACTCCATCGTCTCCTTCGGGAGTCGTCCCTGGAAATTGTGTGAAAGATGACAAGGACCACCACACAGAAATAGCAACTACCTCTGCTGATG ACAAGTTGGATGCTGATTACATCAGACGTTACCTTGGTGATTTAACACCTCTGCAGGAAAGCTGCCTTATTCGACTGCGGCAGTGGCTCCAGGAAACCAACAAGGGCAAG AGTCCAAAGGATCAACATGTTCTGCGTTTTCTGATAGCCACAGATTTTAACTTTGACAAATCTCGAGAGCTTCTGTGTCAATCGCTTACATGGAGGAAGCAACATCAAGTGGATTTCCTCCTGGACTCATGGCAGCGTCCTCAACTTCTCCAGGACTATTACAGTGGAGGCTGGCACCACAATGACAGAG ATGGCCGACCGCTCTACATATTGCGATTGGGTCACATGGACACAAAAGGTTTAATGCGAGCTTTAACAGAGGAGGTTCTGGTTCAACAG GCCGTCGCCATCAATGAAGAGGGACTTCGGCGCTGTGAGGAAAACACGGCACTCTTTGGTCGACCAATCTG GTGCTGGACGTGCCTGGTGGATCTGGAGGGTCTTAACATGCGTCATCTGTGGAGACCTGGACTAAAGGCTCTACTGAGGATCATTGAAGTTGTGGAGGCCAACTACCCTGAGACGCTGGGTCGCCTGCTCATGCTGAAAGCACCCAGAATATTTCCCGTCATCTGGACCCTG GTCAGCCCTCTGATCAATGAAAACACCCGTAAGAAGTTCCTTGTGTATGCTGCAAGTGACTACCAAGGTCCAGGAGGTTTGGTGGACTACATTGACCAGGCATTTATTCCTGACTTTTTAGGAGGAGAGTGCATG TGTGACATTCCAGATGGAGGTTTAGTCCCCAAGTCTTTGTATAGGACAGCAGAGGAGCTGGAGATGGAAGACAATCGATTATTGACAGACTCCATATATAAAAGTGCCAGTATTTTCAAGGGAGCTCCATATGAG ATTTTGATTGAGATCGTGGAAGCATCTTCTGTCATCACTTGGGATCTTGATGTATCTAAAGGAGACGTGCTCTTCAACATCTACCATTCAAAAAGGGCTCCACAGACACCCAAAAAAGACACAATCGGCACGCACGCTTTTACATCCTTAGGCTCTGTCAATCCGCAGCTATTAGACAAGAACTGGGTACTGGGTCGGGACTACAGCCTGGTGGAGAAAACCCTCACATGCAGGGAGGGGGAGAGTGCACAG GGCTCCCACATCACTCGCTGGCCTGGTTACTACATCCTCCAGTGGTGCTTTCACAGCGCCCCGGCCGCCTCGGCCTCCAGTCTGTCTTACGTGGATGACGTGCTGGCTTCTCTGCAGGTCTGCACCCACAAATGTAAAATCATGTATTATACCGAGGTGCTGGCTTCCCAAGACATCAG ggGGTCCATGACCAGCCTAGAGTCCAGTCATAGTGGTTTTTCTCAACTTAGCGTGTCCACTACTCTTTCTAGCCAATCACACGCCAGCTCAACTGTCTCAAGGTAG